CGAGGGCGGCATCCTGCTGGGATGTGGTGCCTTGAAGGAACTTCCGGGTGTGCCCGGGGGCGCGGCTGGCGAGTACGGGGAGATCACCTCCATGCGCACGACGGCGGCCGCCCGGGGATTCGGAGTGGGCAAGCTGCTCCTGCAGCAGATCATCACGAACGCCCGGGCGCGCGGTTATGTGGCCCTGCTGCTGGAAACCGGAACACAGGAGTTCTTCGCCTCCTCCCGGCGCCTGTACCAGCGGCACGGATTTGTTCCCTGTGCACCGTTCGGGGATTACCGGGCCGATCCCCGCAGCGTCTTTATGCGCCTTGATCTGCAGGCTCCGGCCGTCCCGACCGATGCGGGCATTCACGACCCGGCCCCGGCCGGCGCCGACACCGACACCCCGGCCCCCACCCAGGTCCGTCCTCCGCTGTCCCCGCCCGGCACGCTGACCGCTATCCTGGCCGCACAGCGCGCACTGGCCTCCAAGCCACTGAAGCGCTGACGGTCCGGGCGTGCTGCCGGACCAGCGGCCGGACCCGCAGCCGGACGCGTAGCCCGGCCGCGGGGCCGGACGCGCGGCCCGGGGGCAGGACTCCGCCCTCTAAACTGGCAGGCATGGCACTCTCCACGGCGGACCCGGCGTCCCGCACCCGCACCCGGATCCTCTGGCTCACGCTCGGCTTGCCAGTGGCCCTGGTCCTGGTGGTTGTTGGTGCGCAGATCCACGGCCTCGACTTCACGGTCTACCGCGAAGGTGCCCGGGCTTTCCTGGGCCTGAGCGGACACCAGCTGTACGACCCGAGCCTGGTGCAGACCGATACCCGCGGCCTGCCGTTCACCTATCCACCCTTCGCCGCGCTGCTCCTGACCCCGTTCGCTGTCCTGCCCACAGCCCTGGGGCTGGTCCTGCTGACGGCAACGTCCCTGGCCTGCCTGGTGCTGACCGCCTTCCTTGTTGCCCGCTACCTGCAGGAGAACAAGGTCCTGCCCGCCCGGCTCCACGCGGTACTCGGTGGGAACGCGGGCGTCGCCGTCCTCGCCGCCCTGCTGATCGGGGTACTCGGGCCGTGGCGGGAGGGATTGGGCTTCGGCCAGATCAACCCGATGCTGATGCTCCTGATTGTCGCGGATCTGCTGCGTCCGGCGTCGTCGAAGCTGCCACGCGGTGTCCTGATCGGGCTCGCCGCGGGCATCAAGCTCACACCGCTGGCCTTCGGCCTGATTTTCCTGGTCCGCCGTGACTGGCGGGCCATCCTGACGATGGGTGCCACCTTCGCCGCCACGGTCGCCGCCGGCTGGCTGGCCTCACCTGCCCAGTCCCGCACGTTCTGGCTCGATTCCCTCTTTGACTCCACCCGCGTCGGCGACACCACGGACATGTACAACGTGTCGCTGAATTCGTTCATCGCGCATCTGGGCACCCGCGAGGCGCTGCAGCGTCCGCTGTGGCTGCTGGCCTCGGCCGCCGTCGTCGTGCTGGGCTTTTTGGCCATCCGCCGCTCGGACGAGCGCGGCGACACGCTGGCCGCCATCAGCGCGAACGCCGTGGTGATGCTCGCGATCTCCCCGATTTCCTGGTTCCACCACTGGGTCTGGATCGCGCTGGTGCTGCCGGTGCTGTGGGTGGCGGTACGACGGCGGCGGGCCGGGGTCCGTGCCGGTGGCATCGCGCTGCTGGTGGTGATGGTGCCGGTGTTTATGCTGTCCTCGGTCACCGTCACGATGATGCTCACCGGCGTCGTGAGCGGACAGGGCCCGGTGGCACTGGAGCTATTCACCAGCCTGGGCGTGCTGCTGCCGGTGGCGGCACTGGTTTACCTGCTGGCAGCTCCGGTGTCCGCTGAGGACTCCCCGGCACCGGCAGCCGAAGCGACCGGCCAGCCCAGCGCGAAGTAGACCTCCGGCACGCCGGCATACTGCCGGTCGAGTCCGGGGACGCGTGCCAGGCCGGCCGCCTGCGCGGTCCGCTGGGACACGATGTTGGAGGCGGTGATCCGGGCCAGCACCGGAAGCTCCGGCAGCAGGTTCCGGCCGCGCCGGACGGCTTCGATGGCCCCTTCCTTGGCGTAGCCCCTGCCCCAGACGGCGGGGTCGTAGCGGTAGTACAGGTTCAGGATCTCCCGGTCATCCACCAGGGCCCGCTGCAGCCCGGTGAAGCCGATGACCGTCTCCGGCTGCCCGCGTTCGGCCACCGCCCAGTAGCCGAAACCCTCGCGCTCCCAGTGGGCGAGGAAAGCCTGCAGGGTCTTCGCCGCCGCGTCAACGGCGGGAGGTTCGGGGTTGTGCAGGTTGGTCCGGGGGTCAACATGGATCCGGATGGCGGCATCGTGATCGGTATTTTCCAGGCGGCGCAGCAGCAGGTGCTCGGTAGCTGCGGGGGTCCAGTCGCTCGGGTCTTGGCGCATGCGCCCATCCTAGGCGGGGACGCCCCCAGATCAGTTCCACAGCTTGCCATGGGGAGCGGGGTATTCTTCCTGCATGACAATTCCCGGGGGCCA
This window of the Arthrobacter sp. zg-Y919 genome carries:
- a CDS encoding GNAT family N-acetyltransferase, whose amino-acid sequence is MLEEVQMPGFTPTPPPARRPGQTPSAAPGAWTTPESQLPSLPVRTTLPSAPGSPSAQNVRRVDILRDDPAKADVRALLAENRDLLYPGPGSGAAGLTPPFLKDSSVTFWTVREGGILLGCGALKELPGVPGGAAGEYGEITSMRTTAAARGFGVGKLLLQQIITNARARGYVALLLETGTQEFFASSRRLYQRHGFVPCAPFGDYRADPRSVFMRLDLQAPAVPTDAGIHDPAPAGADTDTPAPTQVRPPLSPPGTLTAILAAQRALASKPLKR
- a CDS encoding glycosyltransferase 87 family protein: MALSTADPASRTRTRILWLTLGLPVALVLVVVGAQIHGLDFTVYREGARAFLGLSGHQLYDPSLVQTDTRGLPFTYPPFAALLLTPFAVLPTALGLVLLTATSLACLVLTAFLVARYLQENKVLPARLHAVLGGNAGVAVLAALLIGVLGPWREGLGFGQINPMLMLLIVADLLRPASSKLPRGVLIGLAAGIKLTPLAFGLIFLVRRDWRAILTMGATFAATVAAGWLASPAQSRTFWLDSLFDSTRVGDTTDMYNVSLNSFIAHLGTREALQRPLWLLASAAVVVLGFLAIRRSDERGDTLAAISANAVVMLAISPISWFHHWVWIALVLPVLWVAVRRRRAGVRAGGIALLVVMVPVFMLSSVTVTMMLTGVVSGQGPVALELFTSLGVLLPVAALVYLLAAPVSAEDSPAPAAEATGQPSAK
- a CDS encoding GNAT family N-acetyltransferase, which gives rise to MRQDPSDWTPAATEHLLLRRLENTDHDAAIRIHVDPRTNLHNPEPPAVDAAAKTLQAFLAHWEREGFGYWAVAERGQPETVIGFTGLQRALVDDREILNLYYRYDPAVWGRGYAKEGAIEAVRRGRNLLPELPVLARITASNIVSQRTAQAAGLARVPGLDRQYAGVPEVYFALGWPVASAAGAGESSADTGAASR